The Dehalococcoidia bacterium genomic interval TAAAATCTGGCGGTGATAGCGCCTTTGGCTTTAGTACGTGTGATATGAGAGAAGAGCTACCCGAGAATGGGTGGCCCCTTATCTTACCAGCATAACCGCACGTTCTAATTTTATAACGAAATCTCGCACGCCCATGGGTTCATGGCGACCAAATCATTTCAGCGGGAAAAAGATCCTGCCCAACAGCGGATTATCTATGGCTACCGCTCCCTCGGGACACGATTCCTGGCAGCAGTAACAGCGAATACAGCGGCCATATCTGTGCATGGGTGGCTTGGTTTTATCACCCTTATGCCAATCGACGGCTTTGGGATCCACAGGGCACATCTTAACGCATGTCCCGCAATTGGTACATTTTGTGGCATCGATAGCCGGTCTCGGGCATATCCGATTTTTTATAAACGTCTTCACACGCCCGCCGCTAGACCGGACAGGAGGAGTTCGAATCACCTCAAAATTCACATCGATGAACGACTCTATGTTTTCTCCAACTACTTCAATGTTTCCATGATAGTATACTCCGAGGCCTGCCCTTTCACCAGGTTTCGATGTTGGCACCGCTTCGGGGTCAAGATCAATAATTCTACAAGCTATAGAATCGATGGCGATCGGATCGCTGGAGAGCAGTAGAACGCCCAGATTCTTAGGCTTTCCGCTTCTTGGACCGTTGCCCTCCATGGCCATAATACCATCCATAATAGATAGACGGGGTCTTATTAGAGTATTTAAATCAACGAGCATAGTGGCAAAATCATACGGGTCAGGCAGCTTCACGTGATACTGGCTTTTCAAGAGACCAGGAATACATCCGAATTGATTCTTAACGGCCCCGGTAAATCGGGTAAGCGGATGTGTTTTCAGTTTCGGTAGACTTACGAGTCCGTCTGAATCCAAAACCCCATTAGCAATGACAAAGCTCTTGATTAATAATGCCTCCTTGTGACTAACAGACCTCCCGTTGTCAAAATCAGCTAGTCGGATCCCCAGTTGGTCTGCCTCCTGCTTCAAATTAGCCCTTTTCATATTCCATTCACATTTACCAAAGCTTGGAGAATCGCCATAGTACACTTTGGCACCGGCATTTTGAAGCAATCTCCCGGCAGCTTTGAACACAGACGGATGTGTGGTAACGCACTTTTGAGGATTTGTACCAACCAGCACGTTCGGCTTGAGTACGATTCTTTCCTCTGACCCTACAAAATTAGAGATTCCATCAAGAAGGTCAACCCCTGCCTTTAAGGCCTCGTATACTTGCTCCTCATCATATGTGTTGCACCTTACTAAAGCTACTCTTGATTTATTCATCATTCTTCATCCTAAATATACGTCGCCGTTGACAGTAAGTCTGGTTGCATCCCATAACTGGTGGAAATATATCTGAGACATATCCTAACCCTGTTCCTCATAGTAATCAACCCTCTTAGACAACCAGAGCTTCCTTCGGGAACCGCAATTTGCCTGGCTCCTGCTCCAATATCTTTAGCTGTTTCCTCTATCTAGGTAATATCATCAGCTCTCATACTGACTTTCTGCCACTTCAATCCCTCTTCCTCCTACTGCCTTGGGCATTGACAGGCCAGTACCCCAGGGGTATGCTCATTACCATACGAGAGCGTAAGTAGACAATGAAAATTGCACTTATAGTAATAATAGCTATCCTCCTAATCACTTTAATAACGGTTGCCGTAGTTGGTATCACAGGCGGGTTTAATACAGAAGCGACGGCTACACCTACACCCTCGCCTACCCCAGTGACCACCTATACTCCTACGCCTACCCCTACTCCCACGCTTACGCCTACTCCCACCCCTACCCCTACGCCTACCTCTACCTATACTCCTACGCCTACGCTTACGCCCACGCCTACACCTACTCCTATTCCCACTCCTACTCCCACCCCTAGCCCCACTCCTACGCCTACGCCTACTCCTACTCCTACCCCCACTCCCACGCCGACGCCTACTCCGCTGCCAATTATTCCGATGACGTGCACGGAGGCCAGGGATGCCATTCAGGATGCCCTTGGTGCTTACAATACCGAGTACGGTGAGTGGCCTACCGCTGACGGCCAGCCAGGAGACATAGAGTGGACAAAGCTTGTTCCCGACTTTATGGATGGTATCCCATCCAACGATAGCGAGTGCGATTGGTGGGTGAACAGCAACCCTGAGGGAGATGTCTGCCTGCAGAATATGTGCTGAGCTTGTTCTTGTGGCACGTTGTGCTCACAAAATTAAAACACCGGATAAAACTGATTTAGCAGGCGGGCTCTCACTCGAAGAGCGAAACCCTGTCTTTAAGGCTTTGTTTTGCCCCTTACCAGCACAACCTCACGCTGCAATCGTGTAACTACCTCATGAACCCCTACCATCTCCCCACACAACCAACCTCAATGCCACCTTGGCTACAAAAAGCATACCAGGCACCTTGTGACAGGCATACACGAGCATGATGTAACAGATTCCCACATTATGGTAAAATCAAAACGTCGGTTGTGCTTGAACTCTAGACCTATCAGATTCTGAGTGTTATCATGCGTATTCTAGCTCTGTGTCAGGGTCCTTATGGTAAGAGAATTGTCGAGCATACTAAGAAATCCAGGCCACAGGATTGCACAATCGAGGTTTTCAGTCCCCCAGGTCCATTGCGCCGATTCTATCATAAGGTAGAGAGAAGGAAGGGAGGTAAGGTAGCCAAGGTAGCTACTACGAGGAAGCTACTGTAGTGGATGTATCATATACTGAAAGACGGTAAGAGGTATAAAGAGGTAGAGAAGCTGGCTGAGTTTATAATTTGTGGTGAGCCCGCGAAAAGTCCTGGTCCTAATGACCTTTAGAATGATCGGGCAGCCTCGACCTGAACGACATAGTGTGGCGTTCTGCTACGAAGGGATGAGCAGGCAGATCCTGTCAGTTATTAACAAGGTCAGCGTTTTCAGGGATGGACTTTTTGCAACATTAAAAGGCAGGGCCAGCGTTAATATATACGTCGTTGACTGGAATTATTACAAATACATAATAAGAACGGGTATTTAAGTGGCTGATCATCGGCTTCTCGAAATTGAAACAAATGGAATGACCTTTCGTGGCAGGGGCGCTGGTCTGGACAATGTTTCCGGCGAGCCAGTCATTTTGCTGCATGGCTTTCCCGAGACTTCGATCATGTGGGTAGGCCCTATGGAACGTTTAGCGGATGAGGGATACCGTTGCTTTGCACCCGACCAGAGAGGTTACAGCCCCAATGCCCGTCCCGAGGGAATCGAAAAGTACACCTACCATGAGTTAACCTCTGATATTGTTGCTCTGGCTGATGCGCTCGGTTTTAAGCGTTTTCACCTCGTGGGACATGATTGGGGGTCTGCCATCGGGTGGATCCTACTATCTCTATATCCCGAGCGCGTGCATAGTTGGATTGCCATGTCTGTACCCCATATAGATGCGTTTAGGTCAGCACTTGCTGACGATCCCGACCAAAAGCAACGTAGCCAATATATGTCCTTCTTTAGATTGCCAGAGAAGCCAGAGAAAACTCTTACCGCGAATAATCTAGAACCATTGCGTGCAATCTGGTCATCAATACCGGAAGAACAAGTAGAAGAGTATATTACCGTCTTTACTCAGCCAGGTGCGCTCACTGCTGCACTCAACTGGTATCGTGCTAACTCCTTTATATTAGACCAGGGCTATCGAGGAGCAATGTTCGGGCCGGTCTGGTATCCAACACTACTGATCTGGGGCAACCAGGATACTGCAATCGGTCGTGTGGCAGTAGAACGGGCGGGGCAATACATGAAAGGTTCATACCGGCTTGTCGAGTTAAATGCCGGCCATTGGTTGATCCAGGAAGAACCCGAGCGCGTATATAGTGAAATCTTAATGCATCTTAAATCAAATCGCATAAAGCCTTAGGCTATTAAAAGAACTGACTGAGCAAGCATATCGCTGCACCATCGCCGTGCTTGCGTTAGGATTATCAATGGGCTGATACGACAAGGCGCCGAGGGAATTGTGCTCGGATGCACCGAACTCCCCTTGCTTCTTCGCCCCAGTGACGTAGATGTTCCGTTACTGGATACTACTCGGCTTCATGCGCAAGCAGCAGTAAATCTAGCACTCACTAAAAGATAGGGATTTACTCCTTTTGATAATTGGTTGCACTTGATCCTAGGAATCTAGAAACAAGGGCGTTTTGTTAGCTTGACTCCGGTTCACGGGGGTCGAAAGGGTGGAATGAAATGAAAGTCGTCGGTATTTGCGGTTCTCCCAGAAAAGGCAACACAGAGTGGATGCTCAGAAAGCTATTGGAAGGGGCTGCCAGAGATGGGGTAGACTCTGAGCTGATTTTGCTCAGGGAGAAGGACATCAGAACGTGCGATGGCTGCTTAAGCTGCGAAGCGGGGGGGGGACAACGGAAGGTGATCTGTAGGATTCAGGATGACATGCAGGAGATTTACCCCAAGCTGGTTGAGGCCGATGGGCTAGCCCTTGGCACGCCGGTCTATTTTGAAATGCTTTCCGGCCTGCTCAAGAATTTTATAGACAGAACTTGTCCTATCTGGCCAAGGCTAGAGTTAAAGCCGATAGTCGGCATAGCAGTGGCAGAAGAAAGCATTGGAAAGGCGGTCGAGAACCTGAGGACCTACTCCTCTGTCTGTGGCATGAGATGGGTCGGCGATGTCACAGCTTTAGCTAAAACCCCTGAGCAGATATCCAAAGATATGGATGTCGAGAGGCGACTTGAGCGCTTGGGGAGAAGGCTTTTCCTGACCCTGCGGGTCTGAGAATGCACCATTGTCCATGCCAAGGCCGAACAGGGGGGATGGTATAGTATGGTGCCCAGAAGTAGAGAATACCGTTCAAGACTAATAGTAGGCGCTGACGGAGTGAACAGCATAGTGCGCAGGACGATTATCGGCCCTATACCGAAAGAAAACGTGGCTGCCTGTGTTGGCTACTTCGCAGGTGACACTCCAGTGTAACCTAACGTACCCCCGTCCTCCGCCAGGTTGATGAAATTGTCAATCAGGAATTAATCCCCGCTTCGATTTTGCACAGCACCAAGACCTGCGCCCGCCTATTCCATAGTATTATGTAGGAATAGTTAGCTTTTGTGAGGATAAGATAGATTGACAGGCTTTATACACTGTGGTATAAACTCGATTGCAGGCCCCGTGCGCAAAATAAAAGCGTAGGGGGTTAGTGCCGTTTTAATTTCAAACCAAGAAGCAGGGAGGGGAGCGACTTGACAGTTGTGAATAAGTATACCATCGCGACGCTCTCATCGTTGCCTTCGGTTAATGCTGAAAGGGGGTGAAAAAGTGAAAGCAAAGATAGTATATGTGGCATTAGCACTCGTGCTAGCCTTCTCGCTGGCGGCGGTGATAGTGCCGGCTAGTCCTGCGCAGGCAGCTACTTTATGTGTTAATCCAAGTGGGACGGGTGGTTGTTACAGTTCCATTCAGGCTGCAATCGATGCTGCTAATCCTGCAGGTGGCGATACAATCGTCGTAGCAGCGGGGACATATAATGAGAATGTAATCGTCAGCGTAGCGAACCTGACCCTACGAGGTGCCAATGAAGGAAAATCTGCTGGCGCCAATCCTGAAACCAGAGGGTCCGAGTCGATCATCATCGGAGGTATTACGATTCAATTCAACGATGTGGTTATCGATGGTTTTCGGATCGATAGTACTGGATCTTCAGGCATCTATATCAATGGTGGTACCAGTGGGCACACTATCTCCAACAACGTAGTATATGGACCCGGGATTGGCGTTAACGCACGTGGTATCGAATTCAGTTCCAGCACATCCAACATCGTTGTCAGCGATAACGAGTTCACAAACTGGATGAGTGGTATTTACGTGGGTCCGTCCAGCAACAACGACCTTGAGGTTACAGGTAATGACT includes:
- a CDS encoding flavodoxin family protein, translating into MKVVGICGSPRKGNTEWMLRKLLEGAARDGVDSELILLREKDIRTCDGCLSCEAGGGQRKVICRIQDDMQEIYPKLVEADGLALGTPVYFEMLSGLLKNFIDRTCPIWPRLELKPIVGIAVAEESIGKAVENLRTYSSVCGMRWVGDVTALAKTPEQISKDMDVERRLERLGRRLFLTLRV
- a CDS encoding DUF362 domain-containing protein: MMNKSRVALVRCNTYDEEQVYEALKAGVDLLDGISNFVGSEERIVLKPNVLVGTNPQKCVTTHPSVFKAAGRLLQNAGAKVYYGDSPSFGKCEWNMKRANLKQEADQLGIRLADFDNGRSVSHKEALLIKSFVIANGVLDSDGLVSLPKLKTHPLTRFTGAVKNQFGCIPGLLKSQYHVKLPDPYDFATMLVDLNTLIRPRLSIMDGIMAMEGNGPRSGKPKNLGVLLLSSDPIAIDSIACRIIDLDPEAVPTSKPGERAGLGVYYHGNIEVVGENIESFIDVNFEVIRTPPVRSSGGRVKTFIKNRICPRPAIDATKCTNCGTCVKMCPVDPKAVDWHKGDKTKPPMHRYGRCIRCYCCQESCPEGAVAIDNPLLGRIFFPLK
- a CDS encoding aspartate/glutamate racemase family protein, with the translated sequence MHHRRACVRIINGLIRQGAEGIVLGCTELPLLLRPSDVDVPLLDTTRLHAQAAVNLALTKR
- a CDS encoding alpha/beta hydrolase, which translates into the protein MADHRLLEIETNGMTFRGRGAGLDNVSGEPVILLHGFPETSIMWVGPMERLADEGYRCFAPDQRGYSPNARPEGIEKYTYHELTSDIVALADALGFKRFHLVGHDWGSAIGWILLSLYPERVHSWIAMSVPHIDAFRSALADDPDQKQRSQYMSFFRLPEKPEKTLTANNLEPLRAIWSSIPEEQVEEYITVFTQPGALTAALNWYRANSFILDQGYRGAMFGPVWYPTLLIWGNQDTAIGRVAVERAGQYMKGSYRLVELNAGHWLIQEEPERVYSEILMHLKSNRIKP